The DNA segment TATCGCCAGTGGCGAAAGTGTTTCCAGCCGGGACAGCGCTAAAGATAAGAGGTTTTTCCTTTTTTCCAAATTGTTTTTTCCGGCATTGTCAAACAACCGCAACAGGTTATCCAGGTATTGCATTTTTTCATGGACCATCAACTCCGGATGGTGATAGACCGGACGCCCGATAACCTGCCCCAACCTATCCTTATTACGAATGATCAGAGATATAATGCAATTATCAATTCGTACCAGGTTGGTGGTTACCTCATTTAAAAATTCCTGCGAGCTCCAGATTACCAGTTCCGCGGCGGCCGATGGCGTCGGGGCCCTCAAGTCCGCCGCTAAATCTGATAAAGTCGTGTCGATTTCGTGTCCTACGGCTGAGACAATCGGTTTTTCGGAGGCATGGATGGCCCGCACCAGTTCTTCCTCGTTAAAAGCCCAGAGATCTTCAAGAGAACCACCCCCTCGGCCAATAATAATCAACTCGATATCCGACCGCCGATTGAAATACTCAATTCCGGCAATAATCGTCTTTCCGGCCCCTTCCCCCTGAACCCGGGCCGGATAAATCAGCAGTTCAACAGATTTGTTGCGCCTTCCGGCAATCTGAATAATATCCCGGATGGCCGCCCCGGTGGGTGAGGTCACAATGCCTATTTTCATGGGATATTCCGGAATGGGTTTCTTAATCGCCTCATCAAACAAACCTTCTCGTGAAAGCTTTTCGTACAATTGCCGAAAGGCTATCTCCAGCTCCCCGATCCCGACCGGTGTCAGTTTCCTGACATTAAGCTGGTAATTCCCCCCTTTTTCATAAACCGAAATATCTCCATAAGCCCGGACTTTCATCCCGTTCTCGGGTTCAAATTTCAGAGTCTGTCCGATCGAACGCCAGATGGTCAGCTTGATGGCGGCGTTTTCATCCTTGAGGATCAGGTAACGATGACCCGACGAATGGCAAATATAATTCGAGATTTCGCCTTCAACCCAGATTGAGGGAAAGCTTTCCTCGAGGGTGTATTTTATCAATCGTGTTAGAGCCGTAACGGTATAGACTTTTTCTTCCCCGTATTGCATATGAATTAAATACGATATTGATCCCTGTTTGGCAATCGAATATTCGTCAATGACATTAAGGAAGATTCATGGTCCGGCGGCACATTCGAATCAATGTAACGAACGAAATATTTTCTCGGCGATCGGAGCCGGAATTCCCTTAACGGCCTTAATATCTTTCAGCGAAGCTACCCTGACTTTTTTAACCGAACCGAAATGCTTCAGAAGAATATCCCTCCGCCGGGGACCGACACCTTCAATTTTATCCAGCGCTGAGGCGATTGTTCTCCTGGTTCGCACCTTCCGGTTGTACTCGATGGCAAAGCGGTGCGCCTCATCCCGAACCCGTTTTAATAGTAAAAGACCCGGTGATGATTTGGGTATGGTCAGGGGATCTCTATGCCCGGGCAGATACACCTCTTCCAGCCTCTTGGCCAGCCCGATAATGTTTTGATTTTCGAAACCGATCGACTCGATTTCATTTCGGACCGATGACAACTGCCCTTTGCCTCCATCGACTACCAGTAAATCCGGCGGGGAATCGTTTTCATCTTTTAAACGATAAAAATAGCGCCCCACTACCTCACGCATCATCGCGAAATCATCCTGACCGGCAACCCCTTTGATTCGGAAATGCCGGTATCGCGATTTAAGCGGTTTGCCATTCAGGAAATATACCAGTGATCCGACGGCATCCGTGGTCCCTGTATTAGAAATATCGACACAGGCGATGGATCGCGGTGAACGGGCCAGAGACAGATCGTCTTTGAGAGCCTGAACCGATTTGACGATTCGTTCCGTATAGCCTTTTTTCTGAATCAGTAATTCATCGAGTAACAACCGCGCATTACTGGAGGCCAGGTCAACCAGTTTCAGTTTGTCACCTTTCACAGGTGTCAGAACATAAACCCTTCGACCGCGGGCACGAGTCAGCCAATCGGCTACCAGATTCAGATCTCCCGGATCGCAGGGAAGATATACTTCCTCGGGAAGATTGGGCTGATTATTGTAGTACTGCTTCAGAAAACCGGAAAGGACCTCGGCCTCACTATCATCGAGTTCGGAACGCAACTGAAAATCCTGTCGCCCGATAAGGACACCTTCCCGGATTTGCATGACCACCACTACCGTATCCCGTCCCTCCCGTGCCAGGGCAATTATGTCACGGTCAATTATCTTACCGGCATCAACCTTCTGTTTCTGTTGCACCGATTTCAGGGCTTCAATCTGATCGCGGATTTCAGCGGCCGATTCATATTCCATATTTTCTGAATAATGGGTCATCTTCTTTTCCAATTTATCGATAAGGGTTCGACCACGGCCGGATAGGAAAAGCAACACGGAATCGACAGCCTCGGCATATTCCTCCTGCGTTTGGAAATTTTCGCACGGTCCGCCGCAGCGACCGATCCGGTAGTCCAAACACACTTTCTGCACTTTGCCGGTCGGATGCGGAATGGTTAAATTACAGCTTCTGATTTTAAACAAACGACAAAGGAATTCCACCGTGCGCCGCATGCCTTTCGAACTGGTGTAAGGACCGAAATAATGGGCTTTATCCTTTTCCAGCCGCCGGACTATCAACACCCTGGGGAAAGCCTCATTTGTGGTCACTTTTATATATGGAAAATGCTTATCATCTTTGAGATTGATATTATATCGGGGCCGATGCTCTTTGACCAGATTGGCCTCCAGAATCAAGGCCTCGATTTCGGAATCCGTCACCACCAGGTCCAGATCATGTATCATCGATACCAGCCGGGCGGTTTTTGGCTCGAGTTTATCCAATGATTGGAAATACGTCCGGACCCGGTTTCGAAGGCTTTTGGCCTTACCTATATAAATTATCCGGCCGGTTCTGTCCTTGAATAAATAGACTCCTGGAAAATGCGGCAGATTTTTTAGTTTTATTTCAAGCTGATCGTTTTTCATACCCTTTTATATACGCCGGGATTGACGGGATATAAACCGGGTGATAATAAAAAGGATGTTATCCATCAGGGCAATATTCTTCTTCCCCCGGCGAAATGCTTCCTCCAGTACTCATCATTTATATTGGAAATAATGATTCCGCTGGATGACGAGGAATGCACAAACTCATCGTTTCCGACAAATATCCCCACATGCGATATATCATTTCCTTCGGTTGCAAAGAATACCAGATCTCCGAAACGTAACCGGCTTTTATTTATCCTTTGGCCGGTCTTGAATTGCCGGGCGGTAGTCCGCGGCAGTTTTATCCTTTTAAAACGTTCGAAAACCTCAAGGGTAAACTGGCTGCAATCCAAACCCTTTTCATATTGCGAAGTCCCGCTGTAGGGCTTTCCCAGACAGCTCTGGATAATTCGCCCCAACTCAAGCAAGTCATTGGTAGATACAGAAATAAAGTCGCGGTCGGGGACGACTGCCGATGGCTCATCGGATAAAGGATTATCCTCGGAACCCGGCGGCCTGGCTTCACCGCTTCGATATCTCGGATTTGGCTGGCAGCCGGTCAGTATCACAAGAGAAATTAATATAATCAAACGCGGATGCATCAATTCAATCTCGGATAAGTCTTTTTAAGCCTTTTTTTATAATATAGACGGGTTGTTAGGAGCAGAACAACAATAAAAACCAGGTAGGCCGGAAAGTAGTACCCGGCCAAAAGTGTTATGAGCAATATGGGAAATTTACAGACGAACAATATAAGTCCCTCTCTCGGCGCAAGCAAGGTTGTAAGATAGAGGATTAAAGCCGTCAGACTGATAAATGTCAGAGACTTCAGACCGGCAATGCCGGCCAGCCATACCGCCGCTGCAAAGCAAATTGCGCCCGATAAAATAAGAATTCGATTTGAGAATATCACGGACAGAGTGGTTTTACCGGTTTTTTTGTCTCCCTCCCGATCGGGAATTATGGTTAACAAGAATTCGGCGGCGACAGTCAAGCCAAAATAGGCCGGTATAACAAGCCTGGCGGTTTCAAAATTTTCCCAGAAGGTCGGCGGTAACAAGGGCAGGATAATTCCATACCCGAGAATATTAGCGGCCAAACCGAGATATGGACGGTCTTTCAGTCGAAATGGCGGCAATGAATAAATTGCCGCCAGAATAACCTGGGAAATATTAATCAGACCAATTTGGAATCCGGAATAAAATCCAATTATTAAACCGGTCAGTGTGGCCGCCAGATAAGCCGCCATCATTTCCGAGCGACCGATCATGCCCGACTGAAGAAATCCAAGTTTCCTATTGATCCGATCCGATTCATAATCATAAATCTGATTAAGGTAGTACCCCCCGATAACAATCAGAGTCACGGCTATCAAAGGCAACATCATAGCCATGTCGGCCTGCTGATTTTCATCAACCGATTTGACCGTGACAAGATATATAGACCAGACTGGAAGCAACAGCATTGGGCGAGCGGCAAAAATGAAGTCGATCAGCTTCAATATCGACCAACCTATTTGTATATGAAGTACTTGAGAGTAAAATACAACGCCGGAGCGGCAAACAAAAGGGAATCAAAGCGGTCGAGAATACCCCCATGCCCGGGGATAATGGCGGAAGAATCCTTGATTCCGACCGCCCTTTTCCAGCACGATTCGACCAGATCGCCAAGTTGTCCGATCATGGAAATAAGAACACCGGCCAGGCATAATTGAAAAATCGGAATTTCAGGAAGACGCCAAAAATACATTATCAGGGCTACAATTAAACCACCGCTTAGACCACCGACAAATCCGGATACTGTCTTATTAGGTGAAACGGTCGGGGCCAATTTTCTTTTACCCAGCGCTTTGCCGATAAACATGGCCAGTGTATCCGAAAGCCATAGTGTCCCGAATAGAAACAGCAGCCAGTCTCCCCCTTTATCCGGGGATACATATCTGACGTGGTAAACAAACGGATACAATCCACCCAGATAGACTACACCCCATATAAGATTCGCATGATTCTGAAAGAGAATGACCGGTTCACGGTTCTGCACGGCCAGAATAATGCCGGTAATAAGAAAATACACAATTAAAATATAAACCGAATATTCATAGTTATAGAGTGTCGATGAAATTATCGCGGCCTCTATGAAAACCATGGTTAGCCAGAATGTGATAGCCCCGGGGCCGACGGAACATCCCAGCATATACTCGACAATTCCGATCAGGGCGAAAATCAGTATCATCCCCAGAAGCCAGAAACCTCCCAAATAGGAAATCAAAATGATCAGAGGACCGAAAATAAGAGCGACAATTATTCTCGTTAACAGATTCCGATTCAAAAAATTCAGACCTTTCCGAAACGGCGTTCCCGCTTCTGATATGCCCTGATGGCCTCAAAGAGCTCGGAGCGGCCAAAATCAGGCCAGAGGACATCGGTGATATATAATTCCGTATAGCTGGTCTGCCACAGCAGGAAATTGGACAGCCGCATCTCGCCGGAAGTTCTGATCAGCAAATCCGGATCGGGTAGCCCGGCGGTATAGAGATAGCCGGAGAATTTATTTTCATCGATGTCATCAGGAAGCAGGTGCCCGGCTTTAACATCAGTGGCAATGGCCTTAACGGCATCGATAATTTCGGTTCGGCCGCCATAATTCAAAGCCAGATTGAGAATCAGCCCGGTATTGGTCCGGGTTTTTTTGCAGGCCATGGCCAATGCGCGACGCCGGGTGGATGATAATTCTTCGATCCTGCCGGTAGTGATCAAGCGGACATTATTTTTATGCAACTCCTCAATCTCATTCCGGGTAGTCCGACTTAAAAGACTCATTAAAGCGGCTACCTCTTCCCTTGGGCGTTTCCAGTTTTCAACTGAAAAAGTATAAAGGGTAACATACTTTATTTTCAATTCAGCCGCCGCCCGGACCACTTCTTTCACCGCCAGGACACCTGCCTCATGACCGGCAGTCCTGGGTAAATTTCGTTTTCCGGCCCAGCGCCCGTTACCATCCATTATAATCGCGATATGGGTCGGCAGAGCTTTTTTATCCAGGCCGTAAGGCGGGCTATCAGCATTATCCGTCATGGTCACCATTATAGATGGAAGAATCCGCGAGAGCAAGGAAATTAATCGGAATTCAATTGATACTCAATAAATTCAAATTCACAGCTGAAATATCTCCAGCCCAAAAGATTCCGCTCAATTATTTGAATAGAATAAAAATCGAGAATAATGTAATCCGTCAGCCTTCTGAAATGAAGCCGCTCGGAACGGCGGAACAATCCCTGGGGACTGGGATCGTGATAAAAAATATCAATCAGATAAAAATCATCCCTGTTAATATTGATAAATCCGGTGATCGGGGCAGTACTGTCAGCCTTCTTTTCGACAAACCCGATAGCCAGTAATCCGGCTCCGGTGTCGTTGGGATAAAAATAATATTGGTAATCCTTATTCCACGGCCGCGGAAAGTCGAATGTTTCAGGGAGAGAATTCTCCTTTGCCCCTGCCGAATCTATAATTACCGTCGAATCGCGTCGGGAACCATCGCAGTACATTCGATATACGGCCGTATCGAGTTTTTGCATTTCCCCCCGATAATCCGTTTGCTCGTAAATCGCCCGCATTTCCACAGAGTATTTTATGTTTTGTCCAAAAAGGTAATGTTCTCCAAAGATTTTGCCGGTTTGGTCAAGGTAATATTGGATCACTGGATCGGTATCAGAAATGGAATTGTTCGTGTTTCCCGCCTGTCCGGACATGAAAATAACCAGCGCCGGAATAATGACTGCCGACAGATTAATCCTGTGAACTGCCATATTTGTCCAAAAATTCCTTTCGAAATTCATTAAATCGACTTTGCTCAAGGGATAAACGAATTTGCCTCATTAAATTCTGGAAAAAATAGGAAGAATGAAATGACGCCAGAACCAGGGCGGTTATTTCACTCTGGTTATATAAATGCCGTATATAGGCCCGGCTGTAGCGACGGCAGACCCGGCAATCACAACCGGGATCGAGTGGACGGTCATCCTCGGAATATTCGGCATTGCGAAAAACCAGGGGCCCTTCCGATGTGAAAACCATTCCGGTTCGGGCATTTCTGGTAGGTAACACGCAATCGAACATATCCACACCTGAAGAGACGGCCATGAGTATATCCTCGGGATAGCCGACTCCCATCAGATAGCGCGGCCGGTTTCCCGGAAGAAATTGCATGGTAAAAGCAAGAGTGTCTTCCATTTCTCCCTTGGACTCCCCGACCGCCAATCCGCCGATGGAGTTTCCCGGAAAATCAAGAGAAACAATCTGCTCGGCGGAAATTCTCCTTAAATCCTGGTAAACTGATCCCTGGACAATTCCGAACAGGGCTGTACCGGTTGGTTCCTGCTCCTCGGCCATATTGAAATATGCTTGCCCTTTCCGGGCCCAGTCGTAAGTTCGCCTTGCACCGATGGCCGCCTGCTCTTTTTCCGATGGATACGGAACACACTGGTCGAATGACATGATTATATCCGCCCCGATATCGCGCTGTATCCTGATAACCTTTTCGGCGTCGAAACGATGTTCCGAACCGTCATGATGGGAGCGGAAGGTAACACCGTCATCATCGACCCTTGAAAGATCCCTCATGGAAAAAACCTGGAATCCCCCGGAATCTGTCAGGGTCGGCTTATTCCAGCCATTGAAGGAAGCCAGGCCACCCCGATTCTTTATGATTCTTTCTCCCGGTCTAAGATACAGATGGTATGTGTTGCCGAGCATGATTTCGGCTCCGCATGCTTCGAGATCCTCGGCTGTCATGGCCTTGACCGCACCCGATGTCCCGACCGGCATGAAGGCCGGAGTATTGAAATGGCCATGAGGGGTACTCACTATACCGCGGCGGGCGGGACCATCATTTTGAAGAAGTTTAAAATCGAAATTCCTCAAAGCCGTTACCGATTTCGGATTTCCCTGGCCGCCGCGCCATATCGGGCCAGCATTTTTTCCAGACCGCCACGATATTCCCTTGCCGCCGGGCAGTAGACCAGCGGTTTGATAGCATCGATCAGTGGCCGCACATTCTTATCCAGTTTATCTTTATCAATATGTACCATTACTATTTCGGCCATAAACATTTCATGCGAACCGAGGACAATCGTCTGCCGAACCTTGCATTCAAGATTGACCGGGCATTCTCCGATCAACGGAGCCATAACAATTTTCCCCGGTACCGGGGTCAAATTCATTTCCTTAAATTTATCGAAATCCCGCCCCGACTTGGTGCCGCAAAAATCTGCGGCCTTAAGATGTTTTTCACCGGTCAGGTTGACCACAAATTCGCCCGATTTCTTGATGATATCATAGGAATACCTCTTGGGCTGTACCGAGATCGATAGCATCGGCGGCTCGGAGTTGATGATGCCGATCCAGCTGATGGTGATAATATTAGCGGCATAGCCTTCGGCCACGCAGGAAACCATCACCGCCGGGAGCGGGAACAGCATAGCCTGAGGTTTTACCTGTGTTTTTTCCATCTCTCCCCTTCCTAAAATATAATATCCAGCGCCTTTTCGAGGCTGGTTACACCGACAATTTCAATTTCAGCCCCTGACACCCCCTCGGCATTTTGTCGCGGAATAATGATTTTCTTGAAACCCAGCTTGGCCGCCTCGGCCACTCGACGATCAACCATGCTGATCGGGCGCACCTCACCCGAAAGACCCACTTCACCGGCGACCACTATGGAGGCGTCGACCGGAATATCGCGAAGCGATGATACAATGGCGGCATGCAAAGCCAGATCGACCGCCGGTTCCGAAAGACGCAAGCCTCCGGCCACCGAGACAAAAACATCATTACCGCCCATCGGCAGGCCGATTCTTTTTTCCAGGATGGCCAGATGCAGGGCCAATCGTTTGTTATCGATTCCCCCGGCCACTCGCTGGGGAGTGCCATAGGAAGCCGATGATACCAGCGCCTGAATTTCGACTAGAATCGGCCGGTTGCCCTCGCAGGAAGCCGCCACTACCGCCCCGGAACGATCACCCTCGCTGTATTCCGACAAGAACAGCGACGAGGGATTTTCGACTTCCCGAAGGCCTTGTGGTGTCATTTCGAATACGCCCAGTTCGAACGTGGCTCCAAAGCGGTTCTTAACAGTCCGGAGGATGCGATAGACATACCGGCTTTCGCCCTCAAAATACAGAACGGCATCGACCATATGTTCCAGAACCTTCGGTCCGGCCACCAGCCCTTCCTTGGTGACATGACCGATAAGGAACAGCGAAAAGCCGTTTTTCTTGGCAATATCAATCAGGCGTCCGGCCGCCTCACGAATTTGCCCGATGGTTCCGGGCGGAGAATCAAAAACGGCGCTGGATATGGTCTGGATGGAATCGACAATTATAATTTGAAAGGAATCACTCTCGACGATATTTATAATTTTTTCCAGATCGGTTTCGTTGATGATTGAAATATTCTGTCCCCTGACATTCAAGCGGCCGGCCCGTTTTTTGATCTGACCCGGCGATTCCTCACCGGTAACATACAAAACGGATAATCCGCTTTCGGAATAGGCGTCGGCGGCCTGAAGGATCAGGGTCGATTTTCCGATTCCCGGTTCCCCGGCCACCAGCACGGCGCTTCCCGGAAGGAGTCCGCCTCCCAGAACCCGATCGAATTCGGAAATTCCGGATTTGTGACCCATCACCAGTGTGTCATCAATATCTTCAAACCGATGAATCTGTGAAGATATTTTCTTATCCGCCCGTCGGTGCGACTTGACAATTCGTTCCTCAGCCAGGGTATTCCACTCTCCGCAATCACGGCATTGACCCTGCCATTTGGGATGAATGGCGCCGCATTGCGTACATACAAAAGCTATCTTTGTCTTACCTGTCATCCTGATTACCGTACCTGGATGGGGCCGGTGGAACGGCCATTGATAAACTGATCGACAACTGCATTGCCGGAGTTTTTTATTTCATCCGGCGTCCCGTCATACTCCACCTTGCCGTCATGAAGCATGACAATCCGTTCCCCGATTTTATAGGCCGAGGTCATGTCATGCGTTACTGCAATCGACGTGACTTTCAGCCTGCGGTGCAACTCAATTATGAGATCGTTGATCATGTCGGCCGTGATCGGATCCAGCCCGGTCGTCGGTTCATCATAGAGCAATATCTCTGGCGAAGTGGCGATAGCCCGGGCCAGGCCGACCCGTTTACGCATACCGCCCGAAAGATTGGCCGGGTACAGATCATAGGTCCCCCCGAGGCCGACCAGAGTCAGTTTTTCCTCGACCACCTCGCGGGCGACATTTTCCGAATAGCCTTCAACTTCCCGCAGGGCTAGGCCGACATTCTCCCCTACCGTCAGGGAATCCAGCAACGCGGCCGATTGGAAAAGCATTCCGATTTTTTTCCTCACGCTGACCAGTTCTTCATATTTCAGACCGGACAGATCCTGATTTTCGACGACGACTGTTCCGGAGTCGGGCTGAAACAGGGCGTTGAGATGTTTAAGAAGCACCGATTTGCCGCATCCCGACCGGCCGATAATTACCACCGATTCATTCCGTCCGATTTCCAGATCGACACCGCGAAGAACTTCATTGGTATTGAAGGCCTTGGTGACTTTGTCAAGTCTTATGCACGGGATCATTTTATTACACCCTGAACAGAATGACCGCAATAATATAATCGGTAACCAGAATCAACACGGCCGATATCACCACCGCCTGGGTGGTGGCCTGCCCGACCCCCCTTGCTCCGCCCTTGGCGGTAAAACCTTCATGACAGCCGACCAGACCGATTATCATACCGAAAACTGTGGATTTCAGAAATCCGCCGAGCATATCGGCCATGCTGAAGGAGCTTTTAACCCCCAGCAGAAAGGTTTCGTATGACAGATTAACAAACATAATGGACACCAGCATGGCTCCTGAAATCGCCACGAAATTGGCAAAAATGGTCAGGATGGGAAGCATAATGGTTGCCGACAGAAACCGCGGCATTACCAGATACCGAATTGGGCTGATACCCATGGAATCGACGGCATCGATCTGCTCGGTGACCCGCATCGTTCCCAGTTCGGCCGCAATTCCGGCCCCAACCCGACCGGCCACAACCAAAGCCGTAAGGACCGGCGCCAGTTCGATTACAATCGCTTTCCCCACGGCACTTCCCAGGTAACGCATCGGTGCCCCGATAAATTTAAACTGGTAGGCTGCCTGCCACGCCGAAACAGCCCCGACAAAAATCGAGGTGATAACAATCAGGGGCAAAGACTTATTACCGATCCAGAATGATTGATCGGTTATCAGTCCCAGTGAGCTGGGAATCGATTTACAATGATACAGGGCTCTAAAAAACAGCATGAAGGTACTGCCAATACGCGAGATAAAGGCAATCACGCTGCGACCGATCAAAGGAACCTGGTTATTCATTGATCAAAATTCGTAATCCGACTCCTGCACCGGAATTTCCGGACGCTGCCAGCTGGGGTTTTCAAACCGGATATAATCCTTGACGAAAGTCAGCGGGATCACCCCGGTCGGTCCATTACGCTGTTTGGAAATTATAATATCAGCCTTTCCCCTGGCTTCCAGTCGTTTGGGATCATCATCCGGAAGGTGTGATAAATAAAATTCCTCGCGATAAACGAACAATAC comes from the Candidatus Zixiibacteriota bacterium genome and includes:
- the radA gene encoding DNA repair protein RadA; translated protein: MTGKTKIAFVCTQCGAIHPKWQGQCRDCGEWNTLAEERIVKSHRRADKKISSQIHRFEDIDDTLVMGHKSGISEFDRVLGGGLLPGSAVLVAGEPGIGKSTLILQAADAYSESGLSVLYVTGEESPGQIKKRAGRLNVRGQNISIINETDLEKIINIVESDSFQIIIVDSIQTISSAVFDSPPGTIGQIREAAGRLIDIAKKNGFSLFLIGHVTKEGLVAGPKVLEHMVDAVLYFEGESRYVYRILRTVKNRFGATFELGVFEMTPQGLREVENPSSLFLSEYSEGDRSGAVVAASCEGNRPILVEIQALVSSASYGTPQRVAGGIDNKRLALHLAILEKRIGLPMGGNDVFVSVAGGLRLSEPAVDLALHAAIVSSLRDIPVDASIVVAGEVGLSGEVRPISMVDRRVAEAAKLGFKKIIIPRQNAEGVSGAEIEIVGVTSLEKALDIIF
- a CDS encoding phosphatidate cytidylyltransferase, encoding MNRNLLTRIIVALIFGPLIILISYLGGFWLLGMILIFALIGIVEYMLGCSVGPGAITFWLTMVFIEAAIISSTLYNYEYSVYILIVYFLITGIILAVQNREPVILFQNHANLIWGVVYLGGLYPFVYHVRYVSPDKGGDWLLFLFGTLWLSDTLAMFIGKALGKRKLAPTVSPNKTVSGFVGGLSGGLIVALIMYFWRLPEIPIFQLCLAGVLISMIGQLGDLVESCWKRAVGIKDSSAIIPGHGGILDRFDSLLFAAPALYFTLKYFIYK
- a CDS encoding ABC transporter permease, coding for MNNQVPLIGRSVIAFISRIGSTFMLFFRALYHCKSIPSSLGLITDQSFWIGNKSLPLIVITSIFVGAVSAWQAAYQFKFIGAPMRYLGSAVGKAIVIELAPVLTALVVAGRVGAGIAAELGTMRVTEQIDAVDSMGISPIRYLVMPRFLSATIMLPILTIFANFVAISGAMLVSIMFVNLSYETFLLGVKSSFSMADMLGGFLKSTVFGMIIGLVGCHEGFTAKGGARGVGQATTQAVVISAVLILVTDYIIAVILFRV
- a CDS encoding UbiA family prenyltransferase, whose protein sequence is MKLIDFIFAARPMLLLPVWSIYLVTVKSVDENQQADMAMMLPLIAVTLIVIGGYYLNQIYDYESDRINRKLGFLQSGMIGRSEMMAAYLAATLTGLIIGFYSGFQIGLINISQVILAAIYSLPPFRLKDRPYLGLAANILGYGIILPLLPPTFWENFETARLVIPAYFGLTVAAEFLLTIIPDREGDKKTGKTTLSVIFSNRILILSGAICFAAAVWLAGIAGLKSLTFISLTALILYLTTLLAPREGLILFVCKFPILLITLLAGYYFPAYLVFIVVLLLTTRLYYKKRLKKTYPRLN
- a CDS encoding C40 family peptidase, which translates into the protein MHPRLIILISLVILTGCQPNPRYRSGEARPPGSEDNPLSDEPSAVVPDRDFISVSTNDLLELGRIIQSCLGKPYSGTSQYEKGLDCSQFTLEVFERFKRIKLPRTTARQFKTGQRINKSRLRFGDLVFFATEGNDISHVGIFVGNDEFVHSSSSSGIIISNINDEYWRKHFAGGRRILP
- a CDS encoding flavin reductase family protein; the encoded protein is MEKTQVKPQAMLFPLPAVMVSCVAEGYAANIITISWIGIINSEPPMLSISVQPKRYSYDIIKKSGEFVVNLTGEKHLKAADFCGTKSGRDFDKFKEMNLTPVPGKIVMAPLIGECPVNLECKVRQTIVLGSHEMFMAEIVMVHIDKDKLDKNVRPLIDAIKPLVYCPAAREYRGGLEKMLARYGAAAREIRNR
- a CDS encoding ABC transporter ATP-binding protein, encoding MIPCIRLDKVTKAFNTNEVLRGVDLEIGRNESVVIIGRSGCGKSVLLKHLNALFQPDSGTVVVENQDLSGLKYEELVSVRKKIGMLFQSAALLDSLTVGENVGLALREVEGYSENVAREVVEEKLTLVGLGGTYDLYPANLSGGMRKRVGLARAIATSPEILLYDEPTTGLDPITADMINDLIIELHRRLKVTSIAVTHDMTSAYKIGERIVMLHDGKVEYDGTPDEIKNSGNAVVDQFINGRSTGPIQVR
- a CDS encoding exodeoxyribonuclease VII large subunit; this translates as MQYGEEKVYTVTALTRLIKYTLEESFPSIWVEGEISNYICHSSGHRYLILKDENAAIKLTIWRSIGQTLKFEPENGMKVRAYGDISVYEKGGNYQLNVRKLTPVGIGELEIAFRQLYEKLSREGLFDEAIKKPIPEYPMKIGIVTSPTGAAIRDIIQIAGRRNKSVELLIYPARVQGEGAGKTIIAGIEYFNRRSDIELIIIGRGGGSLEDLWAFNEEELVRAIHASEKPIVSAVGHEIDTTLSDLAADLRAPTPSAAAELVIWSSQEFLNEVTTNLVRIDNCIISLIIRNKDRLGQVIGRPVYHHPELMVHEKMQYLDNLLRLFDNAGKNNLEKRKNLLSLALSRLETLSPLAILKRGYAVLNDISSGKPIKSVGGVEIGQSMEAVLSDGKIEALVKRISKN
- the uvrC gene encoding excinuclease ABC subunit UvrC, whose amino-acid sequence is MKNDQLEIKLKNLPHFPGVYLFKDRTGRIIYIGKAKSLRNRVRTYFQSLDKLEPKTARLVSMIHDLDLVVTDSEIEALILEANLVKEHRPRYNINLKDDKHFPYIKVTTNEAFPRVLIVRRLEKDKAHYFGPYTSSKGMRRTVEFLCRLFKIRSCNLTIPHPTGKVQKVCLDYRIGRCGGPCENFQTQEEYAEAVDSVLLFLSGRGRTLIDKLEKKMTHYSENMEYESAAEIRDQIEALKSVQQKQKVDAGKIIDRDIIALAREGRDTVVVVMQIREGVLIGRQDFQLRSELDDSEAEVLSGFLKQYYNNQPNLPEEVYLPCDPGDLNLVADWLTRARGRRVYVLTPVKGDKLKLVDLASSNARLLLDELLIQKKGYTERIVKSVQALKDDLSLARSPRSIACVDISNTGTTDAVGSLVYFLNGKPLKSRYRHFRIKGVAGQDDFAMMREVVGRYFYRLKDENDSPPDLLVVDGGKGQLSSVRNEIESIGFENQNIIGLAKRLEEVYLPGHRDPLTIPKSSPGLLLLKRVRDEAHRFAIEYNRKVRTRRTIASALDKIEGVGPRRRDILLKHFGSVKKVRVASLKDIKAVKGIPAPIAEKIFRSLH
- the tgt gene encoding tRNA guanosine(34) transglycosylase Tgt — encoded protein: MRNFDFKLLQNDGPARRGIVSTPHGHFNTPAFMPVGTSGAVKAMTAEDLEACGAEIMLGNTYHLYLRPGERIIKNRGGLASFNGWNKPTLTDSGGFQVFSMRDLSRVDDDGVTFRSHHDGSEHRFDAEKVIRIQRDIGADIIMSFDQCVPYPSEKEQAAIGARRTYDWARKGQAYFNMAEEQEPTGTALFGIVQGSVYQDLRRISAEQIVSLDFPGNSIGGLAVGESKGEMEDTLAFTMQFLPGNRPRYLMGVGYPEDILMAVSSGVDMFDCVLPTRNARTGMVFTSEGPLVFRNAEYSEDDRPLDPGCDCRVCRRYSRAYIRHLYNQSEITALVLASFHSSYFFQNLMRQIRLSLEQSRFNEFRKEFLDKYGSSQD
- a CDS encoding isoprenyl transferase; the protein is MVTMTDNADSPPYGLDKKALPTHIAIIMDGNGRWAGKRNLPRTAGHEAGVLAVKEVVRAAAELKIKYVTLYTFSVENWKRPREEVAALMSLLSRTTRNEIEELHKNNVRLITTGRIEELSSTRRRALAMACKKTRTNTGLILNLALNYGGRTEIIDAVKAIATDVKAGHLLPDDIDENKFSGYLYTAGLPDPDLLIRTSGEMRLSNFLLWQTSYTELYITDVLWPDFGRSELFEAIRAYQKRERRFGKV